The following are from one region of the Aequoribacter fuscus genome:
- the rplO gene encoding 50S ribosomal protein L15 — MRLNTLSPADGSRPDGKRVGRGIGSGLGKTAGRGHKGQKARSGGRVRPGFEGGQMPLQKRLPKYGFKSRVGMKTAEVRLGDLARLTGDVVDMDALKAADLVRNDMTRARIFLAGSVDRALTVKGLGVSKGARAAIEQAGGKVED; from the coding sequence ATGCGTTTAAATACACTCAGTCCAGCGGATGGTTCTCGTCCTGACGGGAAGCGTGTGGGCCGCGGTATTGGTAGCGGTTTAGGTAAAACGGCGGGTCGTGGCCACAAAGGTCAAAAAGCTCGCTCCGGCGGACGAGTTCGTCCGGGTTTTGAAGGCGGTCAGATGCCTTTGCAGAAGCGATTGCCGAAGTACGGCTTCAAATCACGCGTTGGCATGAAAACCGCGGAAGTGCGTTTGGGTGACCTAGCTCGCTTGACGGGTGACGTGGTTGATATGGACGCCCTGAAGGCGGCAGATTTGGTGCGCAATGACATGACGCGTGCTCGTATCTTCTTGGCAGGCAGCGTTGATCGCGCTTTGACGGTTAAGGGTCTGGGCGTTTCAAAAGGCGCGCGTGCTGCGATCGAACAAGCTGGCGGCAAGGTCGAGGACTAA
- the rplQ gene encoding 50S ribosomal protein L17, protein MRHRHSGRQLNRNSSHRKAMFRNMTASLVKHELIKTTLPKAKELRSYAEPIITLAKEDSVANRRLAFNRLRDKEVVGKLFSEIGPRYQARPGGYLRILKCGFRAGDNAPMAYVELVDRPVVEIDDMDDGEE, encoded by the coding sequence ATGCGTCATCGTCACAGTGGACGTCAGTTAAACCGTAATAGCTCGCATCGCAAAGCGATGTTCCGCAACATGACGGCGTCTTTAGTTAAGCACGAGCTGATTAAGACGACTCTACCAAAGGCTAAGGAGCTGCGTAGCTACGCTGAGCCGATTATCACTTTGGCGAAGGAAGATAGCGTCGCAAACCGCCGTCTTGCTTTTAATCGCCTGCGTGATAAAGAAGTGGTTGGTAAGTTGTTCAGCGAAATTGGCCCTCGTTACCAGGCTCGTCCGGGCGGTTATTTGCGTATCTTGAAGTGTGGTTTCCGCGCTGGAGATAACGCGCCAATGGCTTATGTAGAGTTAGTGGATCGTCCAGTTGTCGAAATTGATGATATGGATGACGGCGAAGAATAA
- a CDS encoding DNA-directed RNA polymerase subunit alpha, whose product MQSAVNEFLTPRVITVDEKSNTRALVTLEPLERGFGHTLGNALRRILLSSMPGCAITEVQIDGVLHEYSTIEGVQEDVIEILLNLKDVAVVLNGKDEAELTLSKKEPGPVTAGDITLDHDVEICNPDHVICNVTGGSGVNLKLVVSRGRGYSPADSRGNEEDETRAIGRLQLDATFSPIRRVAYVVESARVEQRTDLDKLVLDLETNGTIDPEEAIRRAATILQQQLAVFVDLESEGEAEAVVEEDEVDPILLRPVDDLELTVRSANCLKAENIYYIGDLVQRTEVELLKTPNLGKKSLTEIKDVLASRGLSLGMRLDNWPPASLKNDDRVLSL is encoded by the coding sequence ATGCAAAGTGCAGTAAATGAATTCTTGACTCCACGCGTTATCACCGTGGACGAAAAAAGTAATACGCGAGCTCTAGTGACTTTAGAGCCCCTAGAGCGTGGCTTTGGCCATACGCTTGGCAACGCGCTGCGCCGTATTCTGTTATCGTCTATGCCAGGCTGCGCAATTACCGAAGTGCAAATTGATGGTGTTTTGCATGAGTACAGCACCATTGAAGGCGTTCAAGAAGATGTTATTGAAATTCTTCTTAACCTCAAAGACGTTGCTGTGGTACTGAACGGCAAAGACGAAGCGGAATTGACTTTGTCGAAGAAAGAGCCCGGTCCTGTTACGGCGGGTGATATCACGCTGGATCACGATGTTGAAATCTGCAACCCAGACCACGTCATCTGTAACGTTACAGGTGGATCGGGTGTGAATCTGAAGCTGGTTGTGAGTCGTGGACGCGGATACTCTCCAGCAGATTCGCGTGGAAATGAAGAAGACGAGACTCGTGCGATAGGCCGATTGCAGTTGGATGCGACGTTTTCGCCCATCCGCCGCGTGGCCTATGTGGTCGAATCCGCCCGTGTCGAACAACGCACTGATTTGGATAAATTGGTCCTTGATTTGGAAACGAACGGAACAATTGATCCAGAAGAAGCAATTCGTCGCGCTGCGACGATCTTGCAGCAGCAGTTGGCGGTATTCGTTGACCTCGAGAGCGAAGGCGAAGCTGAAGCAGTCGTTGAGGAAGATGAGGTTGATCCGATCTTGTTGCGCCCCGTCGATGATTTGGAGTTGACGGTGCGTTCGGCAAATTGCTTGAAAGCAGAAAATATTTATTACATCGGTGACTTGGTGCAGCGTACTGAAGTCGAGCTTCTGAAAACCCCAAACCTGGGCAAGAAGTCGCTTACCGAAATTAAAGACGTGCTGGCGTCCCGCGGTTTGTCGTTGGGTATGAGACTCGACAACTGGCCACCTGCAAGTCTGAAAAATGATGATCGAGTCTTAAGTCTTTAG
- the secY gene encoding preprotein translocase subunit SecY: MANGQQVPGMNTAGLGELFARLRFVLVALIIYRIGTHIPVPGIDPAQLQALFNSNQGTILGLANMFSGGALERMSILALGIMPYISASIIMQLMSAVTPSLEQLKKEGESGRRKISQYTRYLTVGLAIIQATGMTVGMANQGMAYSVSPVFYVIAITSLVTGAIFMMWLGEQITERGVGNGISLLIFAGIVAGLPSAIGQSLEQARQGELNILVLLGILALAIVVIYLIIFIERGQRRITVNYAKQQRGNRMYQAQSSHLPLKVNMAGVIPAIFASSILLFPASIAQWFGSGNSSDWLQDLAVAIGPGQPLNILLFTVFIVFFCFFYTALMFNPVEVSDNLKRSGAFIPGIRPGQQTANFIDGVLTRLTVFGAAYIALVCLLPQFLVVTWNVPFYLGGTSLLIVVVVVMDFMAQVQSHMMSQQYDSVMKKANLKNYGSAGRVR, translated from the coding sequence ATGGCTAACGGGCAGCAGGTTCCAGGCATGAATACAGCCGGGTTAGGCGAGCTTTTTGCTCGCCTACGGTTCGTTTTGGTCGCGCTGATTATTTATCGTATCGGCACACATATTCCTGTGCCGGGTATTGATCCTGCGCAGTTGCAAGCCCTGTTCAATTCAAACCAAGGCACCATTTTGGGCTTGGCAAACATGTTCTCTGGCGGTGCGCTAGAGCGTATGAGTATTCTTGCGCTTGGCATTATGCCCTACATCTCTGCGTCAATTATTATGCAGTTGATGTCGGCCGTAACTCCATCGCTTGAGCAGTTGAAGAAAGAAGGCGAGTCGGGTCGACGCAAAATTTCGCAGTACACCCGCTACTTGACGGTTGGTTTAGCGATTATCCAGGCGACCGGCATGACGGTCGGCATGGCCAACCAAGGTATGGCGTACAGTGTTTCGCCTGTATTTTATGTGATCGCGATTACGTCGCTCGTGACTGGCGCTATCTTCATGATGTGGTTGGGTGAGCAGATTACTGAGCGCGGCGTTGGCAATGGTATTTCATTGCTGATATTTGCAGGCATCGTGGCGGGTTTACCTTCGGCAATCGGTCAGTCTTTGGAACAGGCCCGCCAGGGCGAGCTCAATATATTGGTGTTGCTCGGTATTTTAGCCCTAGCGATCGTCGTAATTTATCTGATCATCTTCATAGAGCGTGGTCAGCGTAGGATAACCGTTAATTACGCCAAGCAGCAGCGCGGTAATCGTATGTACCAGGCGCAAAGTTCGCATTTGCCCCTGAAGGTGAATATGGCGGGTGTCATCCCGGCGATATTTGCGAGCAGTATTTTGTTGTTCCCTGCATCGATTGCGCAGTGGTTTGGTAGCGGTAACTCGTCAGATTGGTTGCAAGACTTGGCTGTGGCGATTGGACCGGGACAACCCTTGAACATTCTGCTGTTTACCGTATTCATTGTGTTTTTCTGTTTTTTCTACACGGCGTTAATGTTTAACCCAGTTGAAGTCTCCGATAACCTGAAACGTTCCGGGGCTTTTATTCCAGGTATTCGTCCTGGGCAGCAAACTGCCAACTTTATTGACGGTGTGCTGACGCGTTTGACTGTTTTTGGTGCGGCTTATATCGCACTCGTTTGTTTGCTGCCACAGTTTTTGGTAGTGACATGGAACGTGCCCTTTTACTTGGGTGGTACCTCTTTACTGATTGTTGTTGTGGTCGTGATGGACTTCATGGCTCAGGTTCAAAGCCACATGATGTCGCAGCAGTACGATTCAGTGATGAAGAAAGCCAACCTGAAAAATTATGGGTCTGCCGGCCGCGTTCGGTAA
- the rpsE gene encoding 30S ribosomal protein S5 translates to MSDQRKQQTEGDLQEKLVQVNRVAKVVKGGRIFSFTALTVVGDGNGKVGFGRGKAREVPVAIQKAMEAARRNMIQVELDGGTIQYPIKARHGASKVYMQPASEGTGVIAGGAMRAVLEIAGVENVLAKCYGSTNPVNVVRATFNGLRDMASPDDVAAKRGKTVEEILN, encoded by the coding sequence CAAAGAAAACAGCAAACTGAAGGCGACCTGCAAGAGAAGCTGGTACAGGTTAACCGTGTTGCGAAAGTGGTCAAAGGTGGTCGTATTTTCAGTTTTACTGCCTTGACGGTTGTAGGCGACGGCAATGGTAAAGTCGGCTTTGGTCGTGGTAAGGCGCGCGAAGTGCCAGTCGCGATCCAAAAAGCGATGGAAGCAGCTCGTCGCAACATGATCCAGGTCGAGCTTGATGGCGGCACTATCCAGTACCCCATTAAAGCAAGACATGGGGCTTCAAAAGTTTACATGCAGCCTGCATCAGAAGGTACCGGTGTTATTGCTGGTGGTGCGATGCGTGCCGTATTGGAAATTGCTGGTGTTGAGAACGTATTGGCGAAGTGCTACGGCTCAACCAACCCAGTAAACGTTGTGCGTGCGACCTTTAATGGTCTACGTGATATGGCCTCTCCCGACGACGTTGCTGCTAAGCGTGGCAAAACCGTCGAAGAGATCTTGAATTAA
- the rpsK gene encoding 30S ribosomal protein S11, protein MAKPSAKAPRRKITKTVVDGVAHIHASFNNTIVTITDRQGNALSWATAGGSGFRGSRKSTPFAAQVAAERAGEAAKEYGLKNLDVQVKGPGPGRESAVRALNGCGYKITNITDVTPIPHNGCRPPKKRRV, encoded by the coding sequence ATGGCTAAGCCAAGCGCGAAAGCACCGCGTCGTAAGATTACCAAAACCGTCGTGGACGGTGTGGCGCACATCCATGCGTCATTTAACAATACCATTGTCACTATCACTGACCGTCAGGGTAACGCTCTCAGCTGGGCGACAGCTGGTGGCTCTGGGTTCCGTGGTTCTCGTAAAAGCACGCCGTTTGCGGCTCAGGTTGCTGCAGAGCGTGCAGGCGAGGCAGCAAAAGAATACGGCCTTAAAAACTTGGACGTCCAAGTCAAAGGTCCTGGTCCCGGTCGTGAGTCTGCGGTTCGTGCGCTGAATGGTTGTGGTTATAAAATCACTAACATTACCGACGTAACCCCGATTCCTCATAACGGATGTCGCCCACCCAAGAAGCGCCGCGTGTAA
- the rpsD gene encoding 30S ribosomal protein S4 gives MARYIGPKCKLARREGTDLFLKSGARALESKCKLETAPGMHGARRGRLSDYGVQLREKQKVRRIYGILEKQFRGYYKEAARRKGATGENLLQLLESRLDNVVYRMGFASTRAEARQLVSHKGVLVNGSVVNVPSYQVQPGDVVAVREKAKKQLRIQSAVALAGQRADIEWIDVNTDKLEGVFKARPERAELTSEINENLIVELYSK, from the coding sequence ATGGCTCGATATATTGGACCAAAGTGTAAATTAGCTCGCCGCGAAGGCACTGATCTGTTTTTGAAAAGTGGTGCGCGTGCGTTAGAAAGCAAATGTAAATTGGAAACTGCCCCAGGTATGCACGGCGCTCGACGCGGTCGCTTGTCTGACTACGGTGTTCAGTTACGTGAAAAGCAAAAAGTGCGTCGTATCTACGGCATTCTTGAAAAGCAATTCCGTGGCTACTATAAGGAAGCAGCGCGTCGTAAAGGTGCGACCGGTGAAAACCTCCTGCAGCTGTTAGAAAGCCGCTTGGATAACGTGGTCTATCGCATGGGTTTTGCGTCAACTCGCGCTGAAGCACGTCAGTTGGTGTCTCACAAAGGTGTTTTGGTAAACGGCAGTGTTGTAAACGTGCCTTCTTATCAAGTGCAGCCTGGTGACGTCGTTGCTGTTCGTGAAAAAGCGAAGAAGCAGTTGCGTATTCAGTCGGCTGTGGCGCTCGCGGGTCAACGCGCGGACATCGAATGGATCGACGTCAATACTGACAAATTAGAAGGTGTATTTAAGGCTCGCCCAGAGCGCGCTGAGCTTACTTCTGAGATCAACGAAAACTTGATCGTTGAATTGTACTCGAAGTAA
- the rpsM gene encoding 30S ribosomal protein S13: MARIAGVNIPDNKHAVISLTYIYGVGKTKAKELCAATNIAEDTKIGDLSEAQMDELRGKVGEMMVEGDLRREVSMNIKRLMDLGCNRGLRHRKGLPLRGQRTKTNARTRKGPRKPIRK, translated from the coding sequence ATGGCACGTATCGCCGGCGTCAACATACCCGATAACAAACACGCTGTTATTTCTTTGACCTACATCTACGGTGTAGGTAAGACCAAAGCAAAAGAGCTTTGTGCAGCGACGAATATTGCAGAAGACACCAAAATCGGTGACTTGAGTGAAGCTCAAATGGACGAACTTCGCGGCAAAGTTGGCGAAATGATGGTGGAAGGTGATTTGCGCCGGGAAGTGTCTATGAACATCAAACGTTTGATGGACTTGGGCTGTAACCGTGGTTTGCGTCACCGTAAAGGTTTGCCCTTACGCGGTCAGCGTACGAAAACCAATGCGCGCACGCGTAAAGGTCCTCGTAAGCCCATCCGCAAGTAA
- the rpmD gene encoding 50S ribosomal protein L30: MAKSTVKVTQIKSRHGRHRTHQACLAGLGLRRIGHTVEVEDTPSTRGMINKVAYMVKVEE, translated from the coding sequence ATGGCTAAATCGACAGTAAAAGTTACACAGATCAAGAGCCGTCACGGTCGTCATCGCACTCATCAAGCTTGCTTGGCAGGTTTAGGTTTGCGTCGAATTGGACACACAGTTGAGGTGGAAGACACCCCCTCAACGCGTGGCATGATCAACAAAGTGGCCTACATGGTCAAAGTTGAGGAGTAA
- the rpmJ gene encoding 50S ribosomal protein L36: MKVRASVKKICRNCKVVRRAGVVRVICSSDPRHKQRQG, encoded by the coding sequence ATGAAAGTTAGAGCATCAGTTAAGAAAATTTGCCGCAACTGCAAAGTGGTCCGCCGCGCAGGTGTGGTACGGGTGATTTGTTCTTCAGACCCACGCCATAAGCAGCGTCAGGGTTAA